In Sinorhizobium sojae CCBAU 05684, a single window of DNA contains:
- a CDS encoding 1-phosphofructokinase family hexose kinase: protein MTETRPRSALAVALNPTIDLSSEVDRVQPTRKMRTRNERRQAGGGGVNVARVIAELGGRPELLVLTGGATGAMLEDWLRMLPIDLHVVPIAEPTRIAFMVQEKESGFEYRFVPEGPEVSKESLADALKVVVGFKGDFVIASGSLPRGAPGDTYARMAEAAAENGAKVLLDCPGSTLRETLGKAPILLVKPSIGELETLVGRRLNEQGVGEAAATLVKDGAAEYVAVTMGREGAWLAGPNGILRVPSKHVVVQSAVGAGDSFVGALSWFLMQGKSMEDAFRFGVAAGAAAAMTPGTELCRRDDVFAIYGAEAGGA from the coding sequence ATGACGGAAACCAGACCGAGGTCCGCACTGGCGGTCGCGCTCAACCCGACCATCGACCTATCGAGCGAAGTCGACCGCGTGCAGCCGACCCGAAAGATGCGGACGCGCAACGAGCGCCGCCAGGCCGGTGGCGGCGGTGTAAACGTGGCGCGGGTCATTGCCGAACTCGGCGGTCGGCCCGAACTTCTGGTCCTGACCGGTGGCGCAACGGGTGCAATGCTCGAGGACTGGCTGAGGATGCTGCCGATCGATCTGCACGTGGTGCCGATCGCCGAACCCACGCGAATTGCCTTCATGGTGCAGGAAAAGGAGAGCGGGTTCGAATATCGCTTTGTTCCGGAAGGACCGGAAGTGTCGAAGGAGAGCCTCGCTGATGCCTTGAAGGTTGTGGTGGGCTTCAAGGGCGATTTCGTCATCGCGAGCGGCAGCCTGCCGCGAGGGGCCCCGGGCGACACCTACGCGCGGATGGCCGAAGCGGCGGCTGAAAACGGCGCCAAGGTTCTTCTGGATTGTCCGGGATCGACCTTGCGCGAGACCTTGGGCAAGGCTCCCATCCTGCTGGTGAAGCCGAGCATCGGAGAGCTGGAGACGCTGGTCGGACGCCGTCTCAACGAACAGGGAGTCGGTGAAGCGGCGGCGACGCTGGTCAAGGATGGCGCCGCCGAATACGTCGCGGTCACCATGGGTCGGGAGGGCGCCTGGCTAGCCGGTCCGAACGGAATCCTGCGCGTGCCCTCGAAACATGTGGTCGTACAATCCGCCGTGGGGGCGGGCGACAGCTTTGTCGGGGCGCTGTCCTGGTTCCTGATGCAGGGCAAATCGATGGAAGATGCGTTCCGCTTCGGGGTGGCCGCAGGTGCTGCCGCCGCGATGACACCCGGCACCGAGCTTTGCCGGCGCGACGATGTATTCGCCATCTACGGCGCCGAGGCAGGGGGGGCCTGA
- a CDS encoding heavy metal translocating P-type ATPase: MRLNRFSKLISQGEGLGKRLLLALITLALLTGGTAWLADRPDISAAAWAAGTAVVLASLIADIAISLGKREFGLDIIAALAMAGALLLGEYLTGSIVALMFTGGQALEDFAQRRARRELTALLDRAPRTAMRYAEGQWEEVPVGELTAGNRILVRAGEVVAVDGNVEGGNVAVIDESALTGEALPVRRRSGEPVLSGTVNAGDAFQMTASRSAAESTYAGIARLVEAARVAKAPMARLADRYALVFLAITLLLAGGAWAISGEAVRALAVLVVATPCPLILAVPVAIIAGVSRCAGKGVLVKGGGALEMLANTKTVLLDKTGTITDGRAALIDARCRSDLDAMEVLRLAASLDQGSHHVIARALVAAARERGLELSTPSASREMSGAGVAGCVEGHEIAVGGRDFVSAHIEPSVFSREVHEWIARDGFVAVLVALDRTLAGAFLLADEVRPEASSVLRQLREAGVRRIVLATGDRAEMAENLASFLDVDSVMAELTPEDKTRIVEAEKAAGRPVMMVGDGVNDAPALAAADIGVAMSARGAAASSEAADVVILVDRLDRLVSAIRIARRSHRIALQSVYAGMGLSIAGMIAAVLGYLPPLQGALVQELIDVVAILNALRALTGPMQGWRRRPRMTHAELLRLEEEHRGLIDIVEEIRHTAERVGHLPAPEVRRQLADLDVLLRQRLLPHERQDDEELYPRLRGSADTPDALAGMSRTHMEIRRRVHSLASVRNALGEDGPSLAQRYEIQRLLNGLEAITRLHFAQEQEIYRMLEDG; the protein is encoded by the coding sequence TTGAGGCTGAATCGTTTTTCCAAGCTGATTTCGCAGGGAGAGGGATTGGGCAAGCGCCTTCTCCTTGCGCTGATCACTTTGGCCCTGCTGACGGGCGGCACCGCCTGGCTCGCCGACCGGCCCGATATCAGCGCAGCCGCTTGGGCTGCGGGCACGGCAGTTGTGCTGGCGAGTCTGATCGCCGACATCGCGATCAGCCTCGGGAAGAGGGAATTCGGCCTCGACATCATCGCCGCACTTGCGATGGCCGGCGCGCTTCTCCTTGGAGAATACCTGACCGGTAGCATCGTCGCGCTAATGTTCACGGGCGGGCAAGCATTGGAGGACTTTGCGCAGCGGCGGGCGCGGCGCGAACTGACGGCGCTGCTCGATCGGGCGCCGCGCACCGCCATGCGCTATGCGGAAGGGCAATGGGAGGAGGTACCGGTCGGCGAGCTGACAGCCGGCAACCGCATCCTGGTGCGTGCGGGAGAAGTGGTGGCGGTGGACGGAAATGTGGAGGGCGGCAATGTCGCCGTCATCGACGAGTCGGCGCTGACTGGAGAGGCTCTGCCAGTCCGCCGGCGGTCCGGTGAACCGGTCCTGAGCGGCACGGTGAATGCCGGCGACGCCTTCCAAATGACTGCATCCCGCTCGGCAGCCGAGAGCACCTATGCCGGGATTGCGCGACTGGTCGAGGCGGCAAGGGTCGCCAAGGCACCGATGGCGCGCCTCGCGGATCGCTACGCGCTCGTTTTTCTGGCCATCACGCTGCTGCTTGCCGGCGGGGCCTGGGCAATATCGGGGGAAGCGGTCCGGGCGCTCGCCGTCCTCGTTGTCGCCACGCCCTGCCCATTGATCCTTGCCGTTCCTGTGGCGATCATCGCGGGCGTATCGCGCTGCGCCGGCAAAGGCGTGCTCGTGAAGGGCGGTGGTGCCCTGGAGATGCTTGCCAACACGAAAACGGTGCTCCTGGACAAGACGGGCACGATTACCGACGGCCGGGCGGCGCTCATCGATGCCCGGTGCCGCAGCGACCTCGATGCGATGGAGGTGCTGCGCCTTGCAGCGTCGCTGGACCAGGGCTCTCACCATGTCATTGCCCGCGCGCTCGTGGCGGCGGCGCGCGAACGCGGACTTGAACTGTCCACTCCATCCGCATCGCGCGAAATGTCGGGAGCCGGAGTGGCCGGCTGCGTAGAGGGCCACGAGATCGCCGTGGGAGGCAGAGACTTCGTGAGCGCGCATATCGAGCCGAGCGTCTTTTCTCGAGAGGTCCACGAATGGATCGCGAGAGACGGTTTCGTCGCCGTTCTCGTCGCCTTGGACAGGACCTTGGCAGGCGCGTTCCTGCTGGCGGACGAGGTCAGGCCCGAGGCGAGCTCAGTGCTTCGGCAACTGCGTGAAGCTGGGGTCCGGCGTATCGTGCTCGCTACCGGCGATCGCGCGGAAATGGCCGAGAACCTCGCATCGTTCCTCGACGTCGACAGTGTGATGGCCGAGTTGACCCCGGAGGACAAGACCCGGATCGTCGAGGCCGAGAAGGCCGCGGGTAGGCCGGTCATGATGGTGGGCGACGGTGTGAACGACGCGCCGGCACTCGCCGCCGCGGATATCGGGGTGGCGATGAGCGCACGCGGCGCCGCCGCGTCCTCCGAAGCGGCCGACGTTGTCATTCTCGTGGACAGACTCGACCGCCTCGTCAGCGCAATCCGGATTGCCCGACGCTCGCACCGCATCGCCCTTCAGAGCGTCTACGCCGGCATGGGCCTGTCTATTGCCGGCATGATCGCCGCGGTACTCGGTTACCTGCCCCCGCTTCAGGGCGCTCTCGTACAGGAACTCATCGATGTCGTGGCGATCCTCAATGCGTTACGCGCGCTCACAGGGCCCATGCAGGGCTGGAGAAGACGACCGCGGATGACACATGCGGAGCTCCTGCGTTTGGAAGAGGAGCATCGTGGCCTGATCGATATCGTGGAGGAAATCCGCCACACGGCCGAACGCGTCGGGCATTTGCCGGCCCCTGAAGTCCGCCGGCAGCTCGCGGATTTGGACGTGCTGCTCAGGCAACGTCTTCTTCCGCACGAGCGGCAGGACGATGAGGAACTTTACCCGAGGTTGCGCGGAAGCGCGGACACTCCGGATGCGCTTGCGGGCATGAGCCGTACGCATATGGAAATCCGGCGACGGGTACACAGCCTGGCATCGGTTCGCAACGCACTTGGCGAGGACGGGCCAAGTCTCGCACAACGCTACGAAATCCAGCGGCTGCTCAACGGCCTCGAAGCGATCACGCGACTGCACTTCGCCCAGGAGCAGGAAATCTATCGGATGCTCGAGGACGGCTGA
- a CDS encoding serine hydrolase domain-containing protein, with the protein MIRYVAIILSLLACLSPAIAQQTVPDLLKSLADRDDLKSLKTVIVAQEGEVVAEEGYRGHRPSQPTNIKSASKSIVSALVGIAIDKGLLTGPEQKIAPILKSDLPSPADPRISDITIGNLLSMQAGLGRLSGPNYGRWVSSRNWVRFALARPFDAEPGGRMLYSTASTHLLSAILTKVGGKSTLTLAREWLGPVDGFRIDAWSRDPQGIYLGGNEMAMTARSLLAFGELYRNRGRTADGRQIIPDEWIDLSWQEHTNSRFSGDAYGYGWFNRQIGGEDVHFAWGYGGQMLYIVPALKLTVVMTSEQDGPSARTGYRDALHGVLANIIDTLKAD; encoded by the coding sequence ATGATCAGGTACGTGGCCATCATTCTATCGCTCCTGGCCTGTCTTTCGCCAGCGATCGCGCAGCAGACCGTGCCGGATCTGCTGAAGAGCCTCGCAGACCGAGACGATCTCAAGTCGCTGAAGACGGTCATCGTTGCTCAGGAGGGCGAAGTGGTCGCGGAAGAGGGCTACCGTGGCCATCGACCATCGCAACCGACCAATATCAAGTCGGCGTCGAAATCGATCGTCTCGGCGCTCGTCGGCATCGCGATCGACAAAGGTCTTCTCACGGGACCCGAGCAGAAGATCGCACCGATCCTCAAGTCCGACCTGCCTTCCCCCGCGGACCCGCGCATCAGCGACATCACGATCGGCAACCTGTTGTCGATGCAGGCGGGATTGGGTCGTCTGTCCGGCCCGAACTACGGTCGCTGGGTCTCAAGCCGCAATTGGGTTCGTTTCGCGCTTGCGCGGCCCTTCGACGCCGAGCCGGGAGGGCGCATGCTCTATTCGACCGCGTCGACGCACCTCCTGTCGGCGATCCTCACGAAGGTCGGCGGCAAGTCGACCCTGACCCTTGCGCGCGAATGGCTGGGTCCGGTCGACGGGTTTCGCATCGATGCCTGGTCGCGCGATCCGCAGGGGATCTATCTCGGCGGAAACGAGATGGCCATGACCGCCCGTTCTCTGCTTGCCTTCGGCGAGCTATACCGCAATCGCGGCCGGACAGCTGATGGGCGCCAGATCATTCCGGACGAGTGGATCGATCTCTCCTGGCAGGAGCACACGAATTCGCGCTTTTCCGGCGATGCCTATGGCTACGGCTGGTTCAACCGGCAGATCGGCGGCGAAGACGTGCATTTCGCCTGGGGCTACGGCGGCCAGATGCTTTATATCGTGCCGGCCTTAAAGCTGACCGTGGTGATGACCTCTGAACAGGATGGCCCTTCCGCCCGTACCGGCTACCGGGATGCGCTGCACGGCGTCCTCGCGAATATCATCGATACACTGAAGGCCGACTGA